A genomic segment from Drosophila miranda strain MSH22 chromosome 3, D.miranda_PacBio2.1, whole genome shotgun sequence encodes:
- the LOC108158252 gene encoding uncharacterized protein LOC108158252, producing MKKPNWAKILGSNHALRKFLCPTHPTRSVAATSNCPKSCLLSRKPIKPATSSLQSRKPARPAKLKLNKCWQMATDPAKLCASSPEEADKIDKAEPKEKSKTKPKDKQEPKSWDELERRPSDYLEPKSQDEQESIGDAKQTKKKPLRQSPCRSIDFTKIKFLDARTGLWDTPTTPTDEGDSRSMIKHNRRPRLKIGPVTSKKWYGIPLCGRPSLIMGMPCPSSKETQLRQEQLYQQPKYQDQHALMLQSQLRQQEDFYDKQTMPRKLRFVLGTEPYGVPSKKQFQRVQRGQRYCGNFYYN from the coding sequence ATGAAGAAACCCAATTGGGCGAAAATACTGGGGTCCAACCATGCCCTAAGGAAGTTCCTTTGTCCCACCCATCCAACCAGATCTGTGGCAGCCACTTCGAACTGCCCAAAGTCTTGTCTGCTCTCCAGAAAACCGATCAAGCCCGCAACTTCTAGTCTACAATCCAGAAAACCCGCACGTCCAGCGAAACTTAAGCTTAACAAGTGCTGGCAAATGGCCACCGATCCCGCCAAACTTTGTGCTTCCAGCCCAGAGGAGGCCGATAAGATAGATAAGGCCGAGCCTAAGGAGAAGTCAAAGACGAAGCCAAAGGATAAGCAGGAGCCCAAGTCGTGGGACGAGCTGGAGCGCAGGCCGAGCGATTACCTGGAGCCCAAGTCACAGGATGAGCAGGAGTCCATTGGGGATGCAAAGCAAACTAAGAAGAAGCCCCTAAGGCAGTCGCCATGCAGGTCCATTGATTTCACGAAGATAAAATTCTTAGATGCCAGAACTGGGCTATGGGACACCCCAACGACCCCCACCGACGAGGGGGATTCACGCTCGATGATCAAGCACAATCGTCGTCCGCGGCTGAAGATCGGGCCGGTCACATCGAAGAAGTGGTATGGGATTCCGCTGTGCGGTCGACCCAGCCTGATCATGGGCATGCCCTGTCCGTCGTCCAAGGAGACACAGCTGCGGCAGGAGCAGCTCTACCAGCAACCTAAATATCAGGATCAGCACGCACTCATGCTCCAGTCGCAGCTGCGCCAGCAGGAGGACTTTTATGACAAACAGACCATGCCCAGGAAACTGCGGTTCGTACTCGGAACAGAGCCGTACGGGGTGCCCTCGAAAAAGCAGTTCCAGCGTGTGCAGAGGGGCCAGCGGTATTGCGGCAACTTTTACTACAACTAA